A single Rhopalosiphum padi isolate XX-2018 chromosome 4, ASM2088224v1, whole genome shotgun sequence DNA region contains:
- the LOC132929133 gene encoding sushi, von Willebrand factor type A, EGF and pentraxin domain-containing protein 1 isoform X5 yields the protein MTLVFAILVAFVSVVGCHTYLPSNEIAKRSYQSYTPYNGTTMQYYLDDDVDDIEDEDAEEDDVKADDDDRAYKNPRKLPSSECPRNEEQAAFMGQSCLRKCSSDEDCKSKKKHCLCDGLCGMSCVKPERECDELPNPEHGVVQMTGRLFSDKATYSCEIGYQLIGRDHRTCHATGSWSGVAPFCKQSVFCKSPRVIENAGNNAFPDQQTFDVGSEVEYRCKDGFTMRGFARAKCLAMDISASWFGPDITCEPRTCGTPGVIPNGWHQGDCSDFGCRVFYKCSDGYELIGKSERLCHSDGYWVPKDLPSCVRNSSTVCLADGQWRYPPPLCLAPCVVPVIQQGHVNITRSNDSTPYIPKTTGGPILAKHGDKLSVKCNAKYEPAVGNNDLATCNNGTWTYIPKCEPAHCKRLPLIPKNGIVLAPRMGHGAKAKFSCRDGYTLVGDRYTECRYGNWSGETPKCDEVYCTFPGYIDHGKVLLVGSMGVYDYRPYVRKIKNNKQISFECDREYVIESGPVGATCIGGKWSPGYLPKCVPSIHPKLRLSRSIKNSTDNNTNELITEKPGFYQIVNLITSIKAWWKRSKRALSAQNQQVMKAKQTSNKDQTAKNPGVNRGSRGRESGDLSFKDYDNEDGNSTIDGEKAPHKGSKGKGKHGKRKVGPCEPLTNSSNIHIEIVRPGRHANVTHSHGTLLKVSCDHGYQPNVVNGTAKCWRTRWKPAKPDCKLKPCLIPYSANGFYSKVEPTYLNVTESSEFMDGEIVTITCFSGFNLKGPSRMECRKGDWDIGTISECTPAPCELPAITHGQYLLGYRAGLTIANGSFVTFQCDPEFIKTTSVSIECVLGRLVPKVPSCKRDGGLFITGADILKKSELGTIDLLSGLRGSCGPPESVHGSMVFRNGELLKDAEKSFPDGTEVTFNCIGNIIDEKVTWRIRCEDGNWIGRSLNCTKPVETMNSTLDNTTCMFRNSEPNVVTFIGDTMITNELTEFNAGTVLVSRCSDIGKYAMEGSNRRVCSNGEWSGQRPVCFGLNQENDYALEKPPTILFRHQLGPIAQSNEGRLVVYPGTILHMECLWIKRFGTPKWNVSHSFRKYPEGWTTDPGRDPDLEYRLSIYHASRDDSGLFSCITPTRHTHSVEIIVKAVHCPSIPSKRSLIIGSQNTKLNSRVKFSCARGNNLIGTSEIVCLPSGNWSDPIPACEIIECEKIDKLTDPNLRIATLSRQVGGEIMFSCMQGFGLDGPTHSTCLPTGEWEQPFPTCAAVTCPWPGDPPHGYAAISQNSYRPGEHVSISCEPYYVLDGQPRLVCGDNGEWSAPMPICVQACPYPGTVIRGRMSTVKFYYAIGDVITFSCDENLKIKGAPVLRCLKHGKWSNSIPTCVSRNETQRT from the exons AGAGAGAATGTGATGAATTGCCGAATCCGGAACACGGCGTTGTGCAAATGACCGGAAGACTATTTAGTGACAAAGCTACTTACAGCTGCGAGATTGGATATCAATTGATTGGCAGAGACCACAGAACTTGCCACGCCACCGGCTCGTGGTCTGGTGTAGCGCCTTTCTGCAAACAAAGTg TGTTTTGCAAATCTCCTCGTGTAATCGAAAATGCAGGTAACAATGCTTTTCCGGATCAGCAAACATTCGACGTTGGATCTGAAGTTGAGTACCGATGTAAAGACGGATTTACGATGAGAGGTTTCGCCAGGGCTAAGTGTTTGGCAATGGACATATCAGCTTCATGGTTTGGACCAGATATAACATGTGAAC CGAGGACTTGTGGTACTCCTGGTGTAATTCCTAACGGTTGGCATCAAGGCGACTGTTCAGACTTCGGTTGCCGTGTGTTCTACAAGTGTTCGGACGGTTACGAACTAATTGGAAAATCGGAACGTCTCTGTCATTCTGACGGATATTGGGTACCAAAAGATTTACCCTCGTGTGTGC GGAATTCTTCGACAGTGTGCCTTGCCGATGGACAGTGGCGTTATCCACCACCGCTGTGCCTAG CTCCATGTGTCGTACCGGTTATTCAACAAGGACACGTGAACATCACTCGATCAAATGATTCTACTCCTTATATACCAAAAACAACTGGTGGTCCCATTTTAGCGAAACACGGTGACAAACTGTCTGTAAAGTGCAATGCAAAATATGAGCCAGCTGTTGGAAACAACGATCTTGCTACGTGTAATAATGGTACCTGGACTTACATTCCGAAATGCGAACCAG cTCATTGCAAACGTTTACCACTGATTCCAAAAAACGGCATAGTTTTGGCACCACGAATGGGTCACGGTGCCAAGGCAAAGTTCTCATGTCGAGATGGCTACACATTGGTGGGGGACCGATACACAGAATGTCGGTACGGAAATTGGTCCGGAGAAACTCCAAAATGCGACGAAG tttattgCACTTTCCCTGGTTATATAGATCACGGTAAAGTTTTATTAGTGGGAAGTATGGGTGTTTATGACTATAGACCATATGTTcgtaagataaaaaataacaagCAAATTTCGTTTGAATGTGATCGGGAATACGTAATCGAATCAGGACCTGTAGGTGCAACCTGTATCGGAGGAAAATGGAGTCCTGGATATCTAcctaa gtgcGTACCGTCAATACATCCAAAACTTAGACTCAGTAGATCTATTAAGAATAgtactgataataatacaaatgaacTGATTACGGAAAAACCTGGTTTTTatcaaattgttaatttaataacatccaTAAAAGCTTGGTGGAAAAGAAGTAAACGTGCGTTATCAGCACAAAATCAACAAGTTATGAAAGCTAAACAGACATCTAATAAAGATCAAACAGCTAAAAATCCTGGAGTAAATAGAGGATCTAGAGGTCGGGAATCCGGGGATTTATCATTCAAAGATTATGACAACGAAGACGGTAACTCTACAATAGATGGAGAAAAAGCACCACACAAAGGTTCTAAAGGAAAAGGAAAACACGGAAAACGAAAAG TTGGTCCTTGTGAACCTCTAACAAATAGCtctaatatacatattgaaATTGTGCGACCAGGAAGGCATGCAAATGTTACTCATTCACATGGAACCTTACTCAAAGTATCGTGTGATCATGGATACCAACCTAACGTAGTAAATGGAACAGCCAAATGCTGGAGAACTCGGTGGAAGCCAGCAAAACCTGACTGCAaactta AACCTTGCTTAATACCATATTCAGCTAATGGCTTTTACAGTAAAGTGGAACCCACGTATTTAAATGTAACCGAAAGTTCAGAATTCATGGACGGTGAAATCGTAACTATTACATGTTTTTCTGGATTTAACTTGAAAGGCCCTTCAAGAATGGAATGTAGAAAAGGCGACTGGGATATTGGAACTATTTCCGAGTGCACTCCtg CTCCATGTGAGTTGCCGGCTATAACACACGGGCAATACTTACTTGGGTATAGAGCAGGCCTTACGATAGCCAATGGATCATTCGTTACCTTCCAATGCGATCCAGAGTTCATAAAAACTACATCAGTTTCTATTGAATGTGTATTAGGTCGATTAGTTCCCAAAGTTCCTTCTTGTAAAAGAG ATGGCGGATTATTCATTACTGGTGcggatattttgaaaaaaagcgAATTAGGCACCATTGATCTTTTGTCCGGACTTCGAGGATCTTGCGGACCCCCAGAATCGGTTCACGGATCAATGGTGTTTAGAAACGGAGAATTATTAAAAGACGCAGAAAAGAG TTTTCCCGATGGGACAGAAGTAACATTTAATTGCATCGGGAACATAATAGATGAAAAAGTCACATGGCGAATAAGATGTGAGGACGGCAACTGGATTGGTCGATCATTAAATTGCA CGAAACCCGTCGAAACTATGAATTCTACTTTAGACAACACTACTTGTATGTTTCGAAACAGCGAGCCCAACGTGGTGACGTTTATAGGAGACACGATGATCACGAATGAGCTAACCGAGTTTAACGCAGGAACGGTTTTG GTATCTCGATGCTCAGACATTGGAAAATATGCAATGGAAGGATCCAACAGGCGAGTATGTTCGAATGGTGAATGGTCTGGACAACGTCCAGTTTGCTTTGGACTTAACCAAGAAAACGATTATGCAC TGGAAAAACCTCCAACAATACTGTTTCGCCATCAGCTAGGACCAATAGCACAAAGTAACGAGGGACGACTAGTCGTTTACCCAGGAACGATATTGCACATGGAGTGTTTGTGGATCAAACGATTCGGCACTCCGAAATGGAACGTCAGTCATTCGTTCCG AAAGTATCCCGAGGGATGGACCACTGACCCCGGCCGAGACCCGGATCTCGAATATCGGTTGAGTATTTATCACGCAAGCAGAGACGACTCCGGGTTATTTTCTTGCATTACCCCTACCAGACACACTCATTCTGTTGAAATAATCGTAAAag CCGTGCATTGTCCTTCTATCCCGTCGAAACGAAGTTTGATCATTGGTTCACAAAACACAAAACTAAACTCTCGTGTAAAGTTTTCTTGCGCTAGAGGCAACAATCTGATCGGGACCTCTGAAATCGTCTGTTTGCCTTCGGGTAACTGGAGCGATCCAATCCCCGCATGTGAGA tcATCGAGTGCGAAAAGATCGATAAACTAACTGACCCAAATTTACGAATAGCCACGCTCAGCCGTCAAGTGGGAGGAGAAATAATGTTTAGCTGCATGCAAGGATTCGGACTCGACGGGCCAACACATTCGACGTGCCTGCCAACCGGCGAATGGGAACAGCCGTTTCCTACATGTGCAG CGGTCACTTGTCCCTGGCCAGGGGACCCGCCGCACGGTTACGCGGCCATCTCGCAAAACTCATACAGGCCTGGCGAACACGTGTCCATCAGCTGCGAACCGTACTACGTGTTGGACGGTCAGCCCAGGCTCGTTTGTGGGGACAACGGAGAGTGGTCAGCGCCAATGCCAATCT GTGTTCAAGCCTGTCCGTACCCGGGCACAGTGATCCGAGGCCGGATGTCCACCGTCAAGTTTTACTACGCCATTGGTGACGTGATCACTTTCAGCTGCGACGAAAACTTGAAAATCAAAGGAGCTCCTGTGCTACGGTGCCTTAAACACGGAAAATGGTCAAATTCCATACCGACTTGCGTGTCCAGGAACGAAACTCAGCGGACCTAA
- the LOC132929133 gene encoding sushi, von Willebrand factor type A, EGF and pentraxin domain-containing protein 1 isoform X3 yields MTLVFAILVAFVSVVGCHTYLPSNEIAKRSYQSYTPYNGTTMQYYLDDDVDDIEDEDAEEDDVKADDDDRAYKNPRKLPSSECPRNEEQAAFMGQSCLRKCSSDEDCKSKKKHCLCDGLCGMSCVKPERECDELPNPEHGVVQMTGRLFSDKATYSCEIGYQLIGRDHRTCHATGSWSGVAPFCKQSVFCKSPRVIENAGNNAFPDQQTFDVGSEVEYRCKDGFTMRGFARAKCLAMDISASWFGPDITCEPRTCGTPGVIPNGWHQGDCSDFGCRVFYKCSDGYELIGKSERLCHSDGYWVPKDLPSCVLVSAVDCGPPESPYNGNAVFTSTSYNSVVSYECKYGYILSGEPTRRCGADGKWSGTTPICQGNSSTVCLADGQWRYPPPLCLAPCVVPVIQQGHVNITRSNDSTPYIPKTTGGPILAKHGDKLSVKCNAKYEPAVGNNDLATCNNGTWTYIPKCEPAHCKRLPLIPKNGIVLAPRMGHGAKAKFSCRDGYTLVGDRYTECRYGNWSGETPKCDEVYCTFPGYIDHGKVLLVGSMGVYDYRPYVRKIKNNKQISFECDREYVIESGPVGATCIGGKWSPGYLPKCVPSIHPKLRLSRSIKNSTDNNTNELITEKPGFYQIVNLITSIKAWWKRSKRALSAQNQQVMKAKQTSNKDQTAKNPGVNRGSRGRESGDLSFKDYDNEDGNSTIDGEKAPHKGSKGKGKHGKRKVGPCEPLTNSSNIHIEIVRPGRHANVTHSHGTLLKVSCDHGYQPNVVNGTAKCWRTRWKPAKPDCKLKPCLIPYSANGFYSKVEPTYLNVTESSEFMDGEIVTITCFSGFNLKGPSRMECRKGDWDIGTISECTPAPCELPAITHGQYLLGYRAGLTIANGSFVTFQCDPEFIKTTSVSIECVLGRLVPKVPSCKRDGGLFITGADILKKSELGTIDLLSGLRGSCGPPESVHGSMVFRNGELLKDAEKSFPDGTEVTFNCIGNIIDEKVTWRIRCEDGNWIGRSLNCTKPVETMNSTLDNTTCMFRNSEPNVVTFIGDTMITNELTEFNAGTVLVSRCSDIGKYAMEGSNRRVCSNGEWSGQRPVCFGLNQENDYALEKPPTILFRHQLGPIAQSNEGRLVVYPGTILHMECLWIKRFGTPKWNVSHSFRKYPEGWTTDPGRDPDLEYRLSIYHASRDDSGLFSCITPTRHTHSVEIIVKAVHCPSIPSKRSLIIGSQNTKLNSRVKFSCARGNNLIGTSEIVCLPSGNWSDPIPACEIIECEKIDKLTDPNLRIATLSRQVGGEIMFSCMQGFGLDGPTHSTCLPTGEWEQPFPTCAAVTCPWPGDPPHGYAAISQNSYRPGEHVSISCEPYYVLDGQPRLVCGDNGEWSAPMPICVQACPYPGTVIRGRMSTVKFYYAIGDVITFSCDENLKIKGAPVLRCLKHGKWSNSIPTCVSRNETQRT; encoded by the exons AGAGAGAATGTGATGAATTGCCGAATCCGGAACACGGCGTTGTGCAAATGACCGGAAGACTATTTAGTGACAAAGCTACTTACAGCTGCGAGATTGGATATCAATTGATTGGCAGAGACCACAGAACTTGCCACGCCACCGGCTCGTGGTCTGGTGTAGCGCCTTTCTGCAAACAAAGTg TGTTTTGCAAATCTCCTCGTGTAATCGAAAATGCAGGTAACAATGCTTTTCCGGATCAGCAAACATTCGACGTTGGATCTGAAGTTGAGTACCGATGTAAAGACGGATTTACGATGAGAGGTTTCGCCAGGGCTAAGTGTTTGGCAATGGACATATCAGCTTCATGGTTTGGACCAGATATAACATGTGAAC CGAGGACTTGTGGTACTCCTGGTGTAATTCCTAACGGTTGGCATCAAGGCGACTGTTCAGACTTCGGTTGCCGTGTGTTCTACAAGTGTTCGGACGGTTACGAACTAATTGGAAAATCGGAACGTCTCTGTCATTCTGACGGATATTGGGTACCAAAAGATTTACCCTCGTGTGTGC TGGTTTCAGCGGTTGACTGCGGTCCTCCCGAAAGCCCGTACAACGGAAACGCGGTATTCACGTCTACGTCCTACAATTCGGTAGTATCATACGAATGTAAATACGGGTACATACTATCCGGTGAGCCGACTAGGCGGTGCGGTGCAGATGGCAAGTGGTCAGGCACAACGCCAATATGTCAAG GGAATTCTTCGACAGTGTGCCTTGCCGATGGACAGTGGCGTTATCCACCACCGCTGTGCCTAG CTCCATGTGTCGTACCGGTTATTCAACAAGGACACGTGAACATCACTCGATCAAATGATTCTACTCCTTATATACCAAAAACAACTGGTGGTCCCATTTTAGCGAAACACGGTGACAAACTGTCTGTAAAGTGCAATGCAAAATATGAGCCAGCTGTTGGAAACAACGATCTTGCTACGTGTAATAATGGTACCTGGACTTACATTCCGAAATGCGAACCAG cTCATTGCAAACGTTTACCACTGATTCCAAAAAACGGCATAGTTTTGGCACCACGAATGGGTCACGGTGCCAAGGCAAAGTTCTCATGTCGAGATGGCTACACATTGGTGGGGGACCGATACACAGAATGTCGGTACGGAAATTGGTCCGGAGAAACTCCAAAATGCGACGAAG tttattgCACTTTCCCTGGTTATATAGATCACGGTAAAGTTTTATTAGTGGGAAGTATGGGTGTTTATGACTATAGACCATATGTTcgtaagataaaaaataacaagCAAATTTCGTTTGAATGTGATCGGGAATACGTAATCGAATCAGGACCTGTAGGTGCAACCTGTATCGGAGGAAAATGGAGTCCTGGATATCTAcctaa gtgcGTACCGTCAATACATCCAAAACTTAGACTCAGTAGATCTATTAAGAATAgtactgataataatacaaatgaacTGATTACGGAAAAACCTGGTTTTTatcaaattgttaatttaataacatccaTAAAAGCTTGGTGGAAAAGAAGTAAACGTGCGTTATCAGCACAAAATCAACAAGTTATGAAAGCTAAACAGACATCTAATAAAGATCAAACAGCTAAAAATCCTGGAGTAAATAGAGGATCTAGAGGTCGGGAATCCGGGGATTTATCATTCAAAGATTATGACAACGAAGACGGTAACTCTACAATAGATGGAGAAAAAGCACCACACAAAGGTTCTAAAGGAAAAGGAAAACACGGAAAACGAAAAG TTGGTCCTTGTGAACCTCTAACAAATAGCtctaatatacatattgaaATTGTGCGACCAGGAAGGCATGCAAATGTTACTCATTCACATGGAACCTTACTCAAAGTATCGTGTGATCATGGATACCAACCTAACGTAGTAAATGGAACAGCCAAATGCTGGAGAACTCGGTGGAAGCCAGCAAAACCTGACTGCAaactta AACCTTGCTTAATACCATATTCAGCTAATGGCTTTTACAGTAAAGTGGAACCCACGTATTTAAATGTAACCGAAAGTTCAGAATTCATGGACGGTGAAATCGTAACTATTACATGTTTTTCTGGATTTAACTTGAAAGGCCCTTCAAGAATGGAATGTAGAAAAGGCGACTGGGATATTGGAACTATTTCCGAGTGCACTCCtg CTCCATGTGAGTTGCCGGCTATAACACACGGGCAATACTTACTTGGGTATAGAGCAGGCCTTACGATAGCCAATGGATCATTCGTTACCTTCCAATGCGATCCAGAGTTCATAAAAACTACATCAGTTTCTATTGAATGTGTATTAGGTCGATTAGTTCCCAAAGTTCCTTCTTGTAAAAGAG ATGGCGGATTATTCATTACTGGTGcggatattttgaaaaaaagcgAATTAGGCACCATTGATCTTTTGTCCGGACTTCGAGGATCTTGCGGACCCCCAGAATCGGTTCACGGATCAATGGTGTTTAGAAACGGAGAATTATTAAAAGACGCAGAAAAGAG TTTTCCCGATGGGACAGAAGTAACATTTAATTGCATCGGGAACATAATAGATGAAAAAGTCACATGGCGAATAAGATGTGAGGACGGCAACTGGATTGGTCGATCATTAAATTGCA CGAAACCCGTCGAAACTATGAATTCTACTTTAGACAACACTACTTGTATGTTTCGAAACAGCGAGCCCAACGTGGTGACGTTTATAGGAGACACGATGATCACGAATGAGCTAACCGAGTTTAACGCAGGAACGGTTTTG GTATCTCGATGCTCAGACATTGGAAAATATGCAATGGAAGGATCCAACAGGCGAGTATGTTCGAATGGTGAATGGTCTGGACAACGTCCAGTTTGCTTTGGACTTAACCAAGAAAACGATTATGCAC TGGAAAAACCTCCAACAATACTGTTTCGCCATCAGCTAGGACCAATAGCACAAAGTAACGAGGGACGACTAGTCGTTTACCCAGGAACGATATTGCACATGGAGTGTTTGTGGATCAAACGATTCGGCACTCCGAAATGGAACGTCAGTCATTCGTTCCG AAAGTATCCCGAGGGATGGACCACTGACCCCGGCCGAGACCCGGATCTCGAATATCGGTTGAGTATTTATCACGCAAGCAGAGACGACTCCGGGTTATTTTCTTGCATTACCCCTACCAGACACACTCATTCTGTTGAAATAATCGTAAAag CCGTGCATTGTCCTTCTATCCCGTCGAAACGAAGTTTGATCATTGGTTCACAAAACACAAAACTAAACTCTCGTGTAAAGTTTTCTTGCGCTAGAGGCAACAATCTGATCGGGACCTCTGAAATCGTCTGTTTGCCTTCGGGTAACTGGAGCGATCCAATCCCCGCATGTGAGA tcATCGAGTGCGAAAAGATCGATAAACTAACTGACCCAAATTTACGAATAGCCACGCTCAGCCGTCAAGTGGGAGGAGAAATAATGTTTAGCTGCATGCAAGGATTCGGACTCGACGGGCCAACACATTCGACGTGCCTGCCAACCGGCGAATGGGAACAGCCGTTTCCTACATGTGCAG CGGTCACTTGTCCCTGGCCAGGGGACCCGCCGCACGGTTACGCGGCCATCTCGCAAAACTCATACAGGCCTGGCGAACACGTGTCCATCAGCTGCGAACCGTACTACGTGTTGGACGGTCAGCCCAGGCTCGTTTGTGGGGACAACGGAGAGTGGTCAGCGCCAATGCCAATCT GTGTTCAAGCCTGTCCGTACCCGGGCACAGTGATCCGAGGCCGGATGTCCACCGTCAAGTTTTACTACGCCATTGGTGACGTGATCACTTTCAGCTGCGACGAAAACTTGAAAATCAAAGGAGCTCCTGTGCTACGGTGCCTTAAACACGGAAAATGGTCAAATTCCATACCGACTTGCGTGTCCAGGAACGAAACTCAGCGGACCTAA